From a region of the Salvelinus fontinalis isolate EN_2023a chromosome 13, ASM2944872v1, whole genome shotgun sequence genome:
- the LOC129868568 gene encoding reticulon-1-A-like — MATKVVDLIYWRDVGKTGLVFTGLVIGLASLFQLSAITVLSYLCMAIMCLTFPLRLYYKLLELIRKNPEGVHPFQSYIGDDSSLTDEETVLVVEEVVLMIAFAVTEIKRLLFIGSIMDSIKFVLLLCVLVYVGITTNGLTLVIVGVICVFSLPLFYKQMQGRMKRIGKAVNGLLRKIKSLFKRLCSMLRPSTAAKPAPTTTLAPVPALAPKHKQKSK, encoded by the exons ATGGCCACCAAAG taGTGGATCTGATCTACTGGCGAGACGTGGGGAAGACAGGGCTGGTGTTCACAGGGCTGGTGATAGGCCTGGCCAGCCTGTTCCAGCTCAGTGCCATCACCGTGCTGTCCTACCTGTGTATGGCCATCATGTGTCTCACCTTCCCCCTACGCCTCTACTACAAACTCCTAGAGCTGATACGGAAGAACCCTGAAGGAGTGCACCCCTTCCA GTCTTATATAGGAGACGACAGCTCTCTGACAGATGAGGAGacggtgttggtggtggaggaagTGGTGCTGATGATTGCCTTCGCCGTCACAGAGATCAAACGCCTGCTCTTCATAGGCAGCATCATGGACTCCATCAAG TTTGTGTTGCTGCTGTGCGTGTTGGTCTATGTGGGCATCACGACCAACGGACTGACCCTGGTGATAGTTG GTGTCATCTgtgttttctctcttcctctattctaCAAACAAATGCAG GGTCGGATGAAGAGGATTGGCAAAGCGGTCAACGGCCTCCTGAGGAAAATCAAAAGCTT GTTTAAGAGGTTGTGCAGTATGCTGAGACCCTCTACTGCGGCTAAACCTGCTCCAACCACCACCCTGGCCCCGGTGCCAGCCCTGGCCCCAAAACACAAACAAAAGTCAAAGTGa